A region from the Rhodocyclaceae bacterium genome encodes:
- a CDS encoding glycosyltransferase, with protein MAAEHPVAPARRARVLLHCIGSAGDVLPFIAIGRQLVELGVDVTLATSAYFEPQAHAAGVPLCALGTPEDYRAALADPLLWDPARGISRLWARVLHAAPRALEAMMPWTEDPHCLLVGSTLALAVRIAAERGHPRTASVHLSPLCLLSAHDFPCVPGGGWVRRLPLAARHGALGVMAWQLDRMVAPGLNALRAQYGLSPSREVHRHWLHSPHTVIAAFPEWFAPAQPDWPAHGEQCDFALPWPGDAAPGSQGLSPELEAFIAAGPAPVVFTAGTGMAQPERFLACAVDAVRRAGCRGLLVSALADAFPADLPASMMAIRRAPFARLLPRCAAIVHHGGIGTVASALAAGIPQLIAPFAYDQFDNAARIERMVAGRRVSARNAGDWATALREVSGECTERAQARRLAQRMASAPAGARRIAERLRALAAPAGR; from the coding sequence TTGGCAGCTGAACATCCGGTAGCACCGGCTCGACGCGCGCGCGTTCTGCTGCACTGTATCGGCAGCGCAGGCGACGTGCTGCCGTTCATCGCGATCGGCCGGCAACTGGTCGAGCTTGGTGTCGACGTGACGCTGGCGACCAGCGCGTATTTCGAACCGCAGGCGCACGCAGCCGGCGTGCCGCTGTGCGCGCTCGGGACGCCGGAAGACTACCGCGCGGCACTCGCCGATCCGCTGCTCTGGGACCCGGCACGCGGCATCAGCCGGTTGTGGGCGCGCGTCCTGCACGCGGCGCCACGCGCACTGGAGGCAATGATGCCGTGGACCGAGGACCCGCACTGCCTGCTGGTCGGCTCTACGCTCGCGCTGGCTGTGCGTATCGCTGCTGAGCGCGGGCATCCGCGTACGGCGAGCGTGCACCTGTCACCACTGTGTCTGCTCTCGGCGCACGACTTTCCGTGTGTCCCCGGAGGCGGCTGGGTGCGCCGCCTGCCGCTGGCGGCTCGGCACGGCGCACTCGGTGTCATGGCGTGGCAGCTCGATCGGATGGTCGCGCCCGGTCTCAACGCGCTGCGGGCGCAGTACGGGCTGTCACCGTCGCGCGAAGTCCATCGGCACTGGTTGCATTCGCCCCACACGGTGATCGCGGCCTTCCCCGAGTGGTTTGCCCCCGCCCAGCCCGACTGGCCAGCCCATGGCGAGCAGTGCGACTTCGCGCTGCCGTGGCCTGGCGACGCAGCACCCGGTTCACAAGGGCTATCCCCTGAGCTGGAGGCATTTATTGCCGCTGGCCCGGCACCGGTGGTGTTCACCGCAGGCACCGGAATGGCGCAGCCCGAGCGATTTCTCGCGTGTGCGGTCGACGCGGTGCGCCGTGCCGGCTGCCGAGGGCTGCTGGTGAGTGCGCTGGCCGATGCATTCCCGGCGGACTTGCCGGCGTCGATGATGGCGATCCGCCGTGCGCCGTTTGCCCGATTGCTGCCGCGCTGTGCGGCGATCGTCCACCACGGTGGCATCGGCACCGTCGCCAGCGCGCTGGCGGCGGGTATTCCGCAACTGATCGCGCCGTTCGCCTACGACCAGTTCGACAACGCTGCACGGATCGAGCGTATGGTCGCGGGACGACGGGTGTCCGCGCGCAACGCTGGCGACTGGGCGACGGCACTGCGTGAGGTGAGCGGCGAATGTACCGAGCGCGCGCAGGCACGCCGGCTTGCGCAGCGGATGGCCAGTGCCCCCGCTGGGGCGCGTCGAATCGCCGAGCGGCTGCGTGCGCTCGCTGCACCGGCGGGTCGCTAG
- a CDS encoding DoxX family protein, which produces MHSLVALDIALLALRLAIGAGSFVHGCNKLGHVGRFAQAHGLPTWLAGLATGVQIGGGAALVLGLATPLAAAGLTVFGAWATRELIWRKREPFAAPGQHSWDAGLMYTVIPLVLLLLGPGRLSLDHLLVGV; this is translated from the coding sequence ATGCACTCGCTCGTAGCGCTCGATATCGCATTGCTCGCCCTGCGACTGGCCATCGGTGCCGGCTCGTTCGTGCATGGCTGCAACAAGCTCGGCCATGTCGGACGCTTTGCCCAGGCCCATGGATTACCGACCTGGCTGGCGGGCCTGGCCACCGGTGTTCAGATCGGTGGTGGCGCTGCGCTGGTGCTCGGGTTGGCGACGCCGCTTGCGGCTGCCGGCCTGACCGTGTTCGGGGCCTGGGCGACCCGTGAACTGATCTGGCGCAAGCGCGAGCCGTTCGCTGCCCCAGGGCAGCACAGCTGGGACGCCGGCCTGATGTACACGGTGATTCCGCTGGTGCTGCTGCTGCTCGGGCCGGGCAGGCTGTCGCTCGACCACCTGTTGGTCGGCGTCTGA
- a CDS encoding aspartate/glutamate racemase family protein: MKLLVINPNTTVSMTEKIGHAARAAAGAGTALIALQPPDGPESIEGYYDEAFSVPGILSLIAGAERAGPADAYVIACFDDTGLDAARCLTASPVIGIGEAAFHLASLLCTRFSVVTTLARSIAAIEHNLLRYGLAARCARVRAAEVPVLALEQPGSDARARISAEIAAALREDRSEAIVLGCAGMTDLARDLAREHGVPVVDGVAAAVKLAESLVGLGLSTSRRGAYAPPRAKRYDGVFAPMAPVDRR, translated from the coding sequence ATGAAGCTTCTGGTAATCAATCCGAACACGACGGTATCGATGACCGAAAAGATCGGGCACGCCGCGCGCGCGGCGGCCGGTGCCGGTACCGCGCTGATCGCACTTCAACCGCCGGACGGCCCGGAGTCGATCGAGGGCTACTATGACGAGGCGTTCTCGGTACCCGGCATCCTTTCGCTGATTGCCGGTGCCGAGCGCGCCGGGCCTGCCGACGCCTATGTCATCGCCTGCTTCGATGACACCGGACTGGATGCCGCTCGCTGCCTGACGGCTTCGCCGGTGATCGGCATCGGCGAGGCAGCCTTCCATCTGGCCAGCCTGCTGTGCACCCGCTTCAGCGTGGTGACCACGCTCGCGCGCTCGATCGCGGCGATCGAGCACAATCTGTTGCGCTACGGGCTGGCCGCCCGCTGCGCCCGGGTGCGCGCAGCCGAGGTGCCGGTGCTGGCGCTGGAACAGCCCGGTTCCGATGCCCGCGCCCGCATCTCGGCCGAGATCGCCGCGGCGCTGCGCGAAGACCGCAGCGAGGCGATCGTGCTCGGCTGTGCAGGCATGACCGACCTCGCCCGTGATCTCGCACGCGAGCATGGGGTACCGGTAGTGGACGGCGTCGCCGCCGCAGTCAAGCTCGCCGAGTCACTGGTCGGGTTGGGCCTTTCGACCTCTCGTCGGGGCGCCTATGCGCCACCGCGGGCGAAGCGCTACGACGGCGTATTCGCACCGATGGCACCGGTCGATCGGCGCTGA
- a CDS encoding fused MFS/spermidine synthase → MHPPIPWNRRRRTAPLACSLLALLFLTWSLGAFAQVAERVIHTAPSRFSDLLVVSEDSDGLRSLRFEMYGARQSVVKPGDPDHLELAYARAILAVFTWKPEPRRILVVGLGGGTIPMFMRKHLPDADIDVIELDPAVVEVARSHFGFRDDRRLKAHVGDGRHWIERANSRYDLIVIDAFGAHAVPYALATREFLLAVQQSLAADGVAIANMWGRSANPLYDDMVSTYLSVFPAVSVMDVAGSGNRLILASRSTAVPDLDEATARASGLNARFRLRHDLAAMVRRGLRQADRDERGGSVLTDAERPVRP, encoded by the coding sequence ATGCATCCCCCGATTCCCTGGAACCGCCGACGGCGCACTGCACCGCTTGCGTGCAGCCTGCTTGCGCTGCTCTTTCTGACATGGAGCCTCGGCGCGTTCGCACAGGTCGCGGAGCGGGTGATCCACACGGCGCCATCGCGCTTCAGCGACCTGCTGGTGGTCAGCGAGGACAGCGACGGGCTGCGATCACTCCGGTTCGAGATGTATGGCGCACGGCAGAGCGTGGTGAAGCCCGGTGATCCGGACCACCTCGAGCTTGCGTATGCACGGGCAATCCTCGCCGTGTTCACCTGGAAGCCGGAACCGCGGCGGATCCTGGTCGTCGGTCTCGGTGGGGGCACGATCCCGATGTTCATGCGCAAGCACCTGCCGGACGCGGACATCGACGTGATCGAGCTGGATCCGGCGGTAGTCGAGGTCGCGCGCTCCCATTTCGGGTTCCGCGACGACCGGCGCCTGAAGGCGCACGTCGGCGACGGCCGACACTGGATAGAACGCGCAAACAGCCGGTACGACCTGATCGTGATCGATGCCTTCGGTGCGCATGCCGTGCCGTATGCGCTCGCGACACGCGAGTTCCTTCTCGCGGTGCAACAGTCGCTGGCGGCAGACGGCGTTGCCATCGCCAACATGTGGGGCCGGTCTGCCAACCCGCTGTACGACGACATGGTCTCCACCTACCTGTCGGTGTTCCCCGCCGTGTCGGTGATGGATGTCGCCGGTTCCGGCAACAGGCTGATACTCGCCAGCCGTTCGACGGCAGTACCGGACCTGGACGAGGCGACCGCGCGCGCCAGTGGCCTCAACGCGCGGTTCAGGCTGCGCCACGACCTGGCGGCAATGGTCAGGCGGGGATTGCGGCAGGCCGATCGCGACGAGCGTGGCGGTTCGGTGCTGACCGACGCCGAACGCCCCGTCCGGCCTTAG
- a CDS encoding cupin domain-containing protein has protein sequence MKTFRRVVTGFNKEGKSCIKWDTQIEPKNVRPGFDNIPLWATRKLPAETATDDPNTWELGTSLAGGSVFRFGVYAPGNVPRWHATDSVDYAICIAGEMIMEMDEGSVHLKAGDVVIQLGTNHNWRNPGTVDCVMAYVLIATEGAKTTGWTEHNNDKTAGH, from the coding sequence ATGAAGACTTTCCGTCGCGTTGTCACCGGCTTCAACAAGGAAGGCAAGAGCTGCATCAAGTGGGATACCCAGATCGAGCCGAAGAACGTGCGTCCCGGCTTCGACAACATCCCCTTGTGGGCGACCAGAAAGCTGCCGGCCGAGACGGCCACCGACGATCCGAACACCTGGGAACTGGGCACCAGCCTGGCCGGCGGGTCCGTGTTCCGCTTCGGCGTCTACGCGCCGGGCAACGTGCCGCGCTGGCACGCCACCGACTCGGTCGACTACGCGATCTGCATCGCCGGCGAGATGATCATGGAAATGGACGAGGGCTCGGTGCACCTGAAGGCGGGTGACGTCGTGATCCAGCTCGGCACCAACCACAACTGGCGCAATCCGGGCACGGTCGACTGCGTGATGGCCTACGTGCTGATTGCCACCGAAGGTGCGAAGACCACCGGCTGGACCGAGCACAACAACGACAAGACCGCCGGCCACTGA
- a CDS encoding alpha/beta fold hydrolase, which translates to MARDPMVNLIFSHFTPRYVATGVDPNDLERLVSRIERWDDWCSIWSDEARRHEKHAAESATLGRRLTAAESHLRAAIYYHYAKHLFAAAPGEYRAAHDNMLRCYTAAAPDLDPPMLRVEFPFEDTHLVGWLRRPRGGVRAPVAIILPGLDACKEELHAWSDAFLDRGMATLTLDGPGQGETAFHLPIRTDWGRVIGAVIDVLERRDDVDGGRVGVVGQSLGAFYAPLAASGEPRLKACVANCGPFDFAPVLPQMPLVSQQVFSARAHALTQAQADAAAAQLTLDGKAQHIRCPLLIVFGGGDRIIPPAEGERLAKAASGPTELVVYEDGNHVCFNISYRFRPLTADWMAEHL; encoded by the coding sequence ATGGCTCGCGATCCGATGGTGAACCTGATCTTTTCCCATTTCACGCCGCGCTATGTCGCCACCGGCGTGGATCCGAACGACCTCGAGCGCCTGGTCTCGCGCATCGAACGGTGGGACGACTGGTGCAGCATCTGGTCGGACGAGGCGCGCCGGCACGAGAAGCATGCCGCCGAATCGGCCACGCTCGGACGCCGGCTGACCGCCGCCGAGAGCCATCTGCGTGCCGCGATCTACTACCACTACGCGAAGCACCTGTTCGCAGCGGCCCCGGGCGAGTATCGCGCCGCGCACGACAACATGCTCCGCTGCTACACGGCAGCCGCGCCGGACCTCGACCCGCCGATGCTGCGCGTCGAGTTCCCGTTCGAAGACACGCACCTGGTCGGCTGGTTGCGTCGGCCGCGCGGCGGCGTGCGCGCGCCGGTGGCGATCATCCTGCCCGGCCTCGACGCCTGCAAGGAAGAGTTGCACGCATGGAGCGATGCCTTCCTGGACCGTGGCATGGCGACGCTTACGCTCGACGGCCCAGGCCAGGGCGAGACCGCATTCCACCTGCCGATCCGCACCGACTGGGGACGGGTGATCGGCGCGGTGATAGACGTGCTGGAACGGCGCGACGATGTCGATGGCGGCCGCGTCGGCGTCGTCGGCCAGAGCCTGGGGGCCTTCTATGCGCCGCTGGCCGCCTCGGGAGAACCACGCCTGAAGGCCTGCGTCGCCAACTGCGGGCCGTTCGACTTCGCGCCGGTGCTGCCGCAGATGCCGCTGGTGTCGCAACAGGTGTTCAGCGCGCGGGCACACGCACTCACGCAGGCGCAAGCCGATGCCGCCGCCGCACAGCTCACGCTGGACGGCAAGGCACAGCACATCCGCTGCCCGCTGCTCATCGTGTTCGGCGGCGGCGACCGCATCATCCCGCCCGCCGAAGGCGAACGGCTGGCGAAGGCCGCCTCCGGCCCGACCGAACTCGTCGTCTACGAAGACGGCAACCATGTCTGCTTCAACATCAGCTACCGCTTCCGCCCGCTGACCGCCGACTGGATGGCCGAGCACCTCTGA
- a CDS encoding tripartite tricarboxylate transporter substrate binding protein, translating to MVAVAAVPPAIAQTQEYPTRPIRLVLSFAGGTDVVGRLLAQGLSVTLGQPVVSDQRLGAGGNIAHEAVARAAPDGHTLLMSGTPLVLNPLLNPRVRYDPVKDFTAVAMVASIPRVLVVHPSVPARTLKELVTLARRYPGKLNYGSGGVGSTPHLAAELLQALAGMKMLHVPYKSATISLAGAMAGEVDVVVVSSSSAASYVKDGRLRALAVLDRNRLAYMAEVPTASEVGYPQLMAEGWYALLAPRDTPAGIIDRLNAAAVKAMGTPEARERLAGIGGEPMSSTAAQAATYIRDDMARWAGVIRSAGIKAD from the coding sequence GTGGTGGCTGTCGCAGCGGTTCCGCCCGCGATCGCGCAGACGCAGGAGTACCCGACGCGGCCGATCCGGCTGGTGCTGTCTTTCGCCGGTGGCACCGACGTCGTCGGACGCCTGCTCGCCCAGGGGCTCTCCGTTACGCTGGGCCAGCCAGTCGTGTCCGACCAGCGGCTCGGTGCCGGCGGCAACATCGCGCACGAGGCGGTCGCCCGCGCAGCACCCGATGGCCATACGCTGCTGATGTCCGGGACGCCGCTGGTGCTCAACCCGTTGCTCAATCCGCGGGTTCGCTACGATCCGGTCAAGGACTTCACCGCCGTTGCGATGGTCGCGTCGATCCCGCGCGTGCTGGTTGTGCATCCATCGGTGCCGGCCAGGACCCTGAAGGAACTGGTCACCCTGGCACGCCGGTACCCCGGCAAGCTCAACTATGGATCGGGCGGGGTCGGCTCGACGCCGCACCTGGCGGCCGAACTCCTGCAGGCGCTGGCGGGTATGAAGATGCTGCATGTGCCCTACAAGAGCGCGACGATCTCGCTTGCGGGTGCGATGGCCGGCGAAGTGGATGTCGTCGTCGTCTCGTCGTCCAGTGCGGCCTCGTACGTCAAGGATGGCCGGTTGCGCGCACTGGCGGTGCTCGACCGCAATCGGCTCGCCTACATGGCCGAGGTGCCTACCGCATCGGAGGTCGGCTATCCTCAGTTGATGGCGGAGGGCTGGTACGCGCTGCTCGCACCGCGCGATACGCCGGCGGGGATCATCGACCGGCTCAATGCGGCTGCGGTCAAGGCGATGGGCACGCCCGAGGCGCGCGAGCGGCTGGCGGGCATCGGCGGTGAGCCGATGTCCTCCACGGCCGCACAGGCGGCCACCTACATCCGCGACGATATGGCGCGCTGGGCCGGCGTGATCCGCAGCGCCGGCATCAAGGCCGACTGA
- a CDS encoding tripartite tricarboxylate transporter substrate binding protein, producing the protein MTTMRGIRGRSLAASAGVLAAVLLAGGLPTPGRAQGQGGDFPNRPIRLVLPFAGGTDVVARLLAQRLSASLGQQVLADQRLGAGGNIAHEAVAKAAPDGYTLLMAAPPVVLNPLLNPKVGFDPVRDFTPVAVVAAIPSVLVVHPLVPAKSIKDLVALARRNPDKLSYGSGGVGSTPHLASELLKSLAGIRMLHVPYKSATIALTGAMVGEVDVVVVASSSAAPYVKNGRLRALAVLDGKRVGSMPDVPTAAEAGYPQLLAVNWYAVLAPRDTPVAIVERLNAESVKAMNAPETRERLAGIGGEPMSTTPSQAAAFIRDEMVRWGKVIRDAGVKAE; encoded by the coding sequence ATGACGACGATGCGTGGTATCCGCGGCCGCAGCCTGGCAGCCAGCGCCGGCGTGCTGGCGGCCGTGCTGCTGGCAGGCGGCCTGCCGACGCCCGGCCGGGCGCAGGGGCAGGGCGGTGATTTCCCCAACCGCCCGATCCGGCTGGTGCTGCCGTTTGCCGGCGGCACCGACGTGGTCGCGCGGCTGCTCGCGCAGCGGCTGTCGGCGTCGCTGGGCCAGCAGGTGCTTGCCGACCAGCGCCTGGGCGCCGGCGGCAACATCGCGCACGAGGCGGTGGCCAAGGCCGCGCCGGATGGCTACACGCTGCTGATGGCGGCACCGCCGGTCGTACTGAATCCGTTGCTCAACCCGAAGGTCGGCTTCGATCCGGTACGCGATTTCACGCCGGTGGCGGTGGTCGCGGCGATACCCAGCGTGCTGGTGGTGCATCCGCTGGTGCCGGCGAAATCGATCAAGGACCTGGTCGCACTGGCGCGCCGTAATCCGGACAAGCTGAGCTACGGCTCGGGTGGCGTCGGATCGACGCCGCACCTGGCCTCGGAACTGCTGAAGTCCCTCGCCGGTATCCGGATGCTGCATGTGCCGTACAAGAGCGCCACCATCGCGCTGACCGGGGCGATGGTCGGCGAGGTCGATGTCGTGGTGGTCGCGTCCTCCAGTGCCGCGCCGTACGTGAAGAACGGCCGGCTGCGTGCCCTGGCGGTGCTCGACGGCAAGCGCGTCGGGTCGATGCCCGATGTACCCACCGCCGCGGAGGCGGGCTACCCGCAACTGCTCGCCGTCAACTGGTATGCGGTGCTCGCGCCGCGCGACACGCCGGTGGCGATCGTCGAGCGGCTCAATGCCGAATCGGTGAAGGCGATGAACGCGCCGGAGACGCGCGAACGCCTCGCCGGGATCGGCGGCGAACCGATGTCCACCACGCCCTCGCAGGCGGCGGCATTCATCCGCGACGAGATGGTGCGCTGGGGCAAGGTGATCCGCGACGCGGGCGTGAAGGCGGAATGA
- a CDS encoding class II aldolase/adducin family protein yields MSSDAMISTMMKAWRFLYRRGFIEGFGHISARIPDSDQWMITRHSLGPDAHPEDFLVYDLEGRRVSGKGDMPGEYPIHLEILRARPDVGSLVHYHGMYSTAFTTSSRPTLKPIHLMGTLFHDGVPTYHDPRLVSTPERGQALVKALGPHRAVLMRAHGAAITGGTIEEMVAGAFLFEENAHRAVISAQIGEPVWIEDDLAKDAGEELVRSRGPFRRVWALLEADEAAEATGQ; encoded by the coding sequence ATGAGCAGCGATGCGATGATCAGCACGATGATGAAGGCCTGGCGCTTCCTTTACCGCCGCGGCTTCATCGAAGGCTTCGGCCACATCAGCGCGCGCATCCCGGACAGCGACCAGTGGATGATCACGCGCCACTCGCTCGGGCCGGATGCGCACCCGGAAGACTTCCTCGTGTACGACCTCGAGGGCCGGCGCGTATCCGGCAAGGGCGACATGCCGGGCGAGTATCCGATCCACCTCGAGATCCTCAGGGCAAGGCCGGACGTCGGCAGCCTGGTGCACTACCACGGCATGTATTCGACCGCGTTCACGACCAGTTCGCGACCGACGCTCAAGCCGATCCACCTGATGGGCACGCTGTTCCACGACGGTGTGCCGACCTACCATGATCCGCGCCTGGTCAGTACTCCCGAGCGCGGCCAGGCGCTGGTTAAGGCGCTTGGCCCGCACCGTGCAGTGCTGATGCGCGCGCATGGTGCGGCGATCACCGGTGGAACGATCGAGGAGATGGTTGCCGGTGCCTTCCTGTTCGAGGAGAACGCGCACCGCGCGGTCATCAGCGCGCAGATCGGCGAGCCGGTGTGGATCGAGGACGACCTGGCGAAGGATGCCGGCGAGGAACTGGTGCGTAGCCGCGGGCCGTTTCGCCGTGTCTGGGCGCTGCTGGAAGCGGATGAAGCGGCCGAGGCCACCGGCCAGTGA
- a CDS encoding TMEM165/GDT1 family protein yields MEALLISTGVVALAEIGDKTQLLAFILAARFKKPLPIIAGILCATLINHGLAGALGAWITSVVSPGALRWILGLSFIGMAIWTLIPDRIEDEETQVAKHLGVFGATLVTFFLAEMGDKTQIATVALAAHYAAPLLVVIGTTLGMLVADVPAVFVGNRFAAKIPMKLVHSIAAAIFAAMGVLTLFGIDNLF; encoded by the coding sequence ATGGAAGCATTGCTCATATCGACCGGGGTGGTCGCACTCGCCGAGATCGGCGACAAGACGCAGCTGCTGGCGTTCATCCTCGCCGCTCGTTTCAAGAAGCCGCTGCCGATCATCGCCGGCATCCTGTGCGCGACGCTGATCAACCACGGGCTCGCCGGTGCGCTCGGAGCCTGGATCACCTCGGTGGTCAGCCCGGGCGCGCTGCGCTGGATCCTCGGTCTGTCGTTCATCGGCATGGCGATCTGGACGCTGATCCCCGACCGTATCGAGGACGAAGAGACGCAGGTCGCCAAGCACCTCGGGGTGTTCGGGGCGACGCTGGTCACCTTCTTCCTTGCGGAAATGGGTGACAAGACGCAGATCGCGACCGTCGCGCTGGCTGCTCACTACGCCGCGCCGCTGCTGGTGGTCATCGGGACCACGCTGGGGATGCTGGTCGCGGATGTGCCGGCCGTGTTCGTCGGCAACCGCTTTGCGGCGAAGATCCCGATGAAGCTGGTGCACTCGATCGCAGCCGCCATCTTCGCGGCGATGGGCGTGCTGACGCTGTTCGGCATCGACAACCTTTTCTGA
- a CDS encoding tripartite tricarboxylate transporter substrate binding protein, translated as MPRAPAAAHPGSSTSTATCDGLLPPGGEGRRRALAAGACAAAGGLVSAMLPSAAYAQAAFPNKPIRLVVPFAAGGVSDIVGRALGQKMGELFGQPVVIENRAGAGGAVGSEFVANAAADGYTLLLSSVSTIAIGPFLVKKLGYDPVNGLTPIGIVTYAPNVLAIHAGLPFKSLGDLLAFAKANPGKLSYGSAGVGSIGHLSGELLRSVTGSDMVHVPYKTSAAAYPDVIGGNVSMVFDTLPAAINHIKAGKVRALAVLSPRRAALMPEVPTFAEAGVPEATLNFWSGLHAPANLSPALVSRLSETLNKALNAPDLKERLLQLGADAFPVSQPAFVAQIKDDVARIAKVVKAAGIQPE; from the coding sequence ATGCCCCGAGCACCCGCCGCCGCCCACCCCGGATCGTCCACTTCGACGGCAACCTGCGATGGTCTGCTGCCGCCCGGCGGCGAGGGTCGGCGCCGCGCGCTGGCTGCGGGGGCCTGCGCTGCTGCCGGAGGACTGGTGTCGGCGATGCTTCCCTCGGCAGCGTACGCGCAGGCGGCGTTCCCGAACAAGCCGATCCGCCTGGTAGTCCCGTTCGCAGCGGGTGGCGTGTCGGACATCGTGGGTCGTGCCCTCGGGCAGAAGATGGGCGAACTCTTCGGCCAGCCGGTGGTCATCGAGAACCGCGCCGGTGCCGGCGGTGCGGTCGGCAGCGAGTTCGTCGCGAACGCGGCGGCCGACGGCTACACGCTGCTGCTGTCGAGCGTCTCGACGATCGCGATCGGGCCCTTCCTGGTGAAGAAGCTCGGCTACGACCCGGTGAACGGGCTGACGCCGATCGGCATCGTCACCTATGCCCCGAACGTGCTCGCGATCCATGCCGGCCTGCCGTTCAAGTCGCTGGGCGACCTGCTTGCCTTCGCTAAGGCGAACCCGGGCAAGCTCAGCTACGGCTCGGCCGGTGTCGGCAGCATCGGACACCTGTCTGGCGAACTGCTGCGTTCGGTCACCGGTTCCGACATGGTGCATGTGCCGTACAAGACCTCGGCCGCCGCATACCCGGACGTGATCGGCGGTAACGTGTCGATGGTGTTCGACACGCTGCCGGCGGCGATCAACCACATCAAGGCGGGCAAGGTACGTGCACTGGCAGTGCTGTCGCCGCGGCGCGCGGCGCTGATGCCTGAGGTGCCGACCTTCGCCGAGGCGGGCGTTCCCGAGGCGACGCTGAACTTCTGGTCCGGGCTGCATGCGCCGGCCAACCTGTCGCCGGCGCTGGTGTCGCGCCTGAGCGAGACCCTGAACAAGGCGCTGAACGCGCCCGACCTGAAGGAGCGGCTGCTGCAGCTCGGCGCGGATGCATTCCCGGTCAGCCAGCCAGCCTTCGTCGCGCAGATCAAGGACGACGTCGCCCGGATCGCGAAGGTAGTGAAGGCTGCGGGCATACAGCCCGAGTGA
- a CDS encoding sensor histidine kinase N-terminal domain-containing protein, giving the protein MGISALLSFMAGQKEAEELFDARLATSARVIESLIARSVETATIEAPLVMSLPAPLADNGQHRDDPTALGHYYETHIAYQVWRVVEGSPPRLIARSSSAPQEPISALEPGFSGRVIDGRLWRVFALSSGGVWIVAGERDDARSELTDELGWAVIAPMLIGLLLVLSASAALIRYGLAPLSELAVRIGARSPQAFGPIQLSRVPAEIAPLMAALNRLLERVRQALDRERRFVDAAAHELRTPLAALRLHAQNLQRARDEAERAASLARVLEGVERTAHLAEQMLAFSRAGRPAAEQAAVPLREVVADAVRQREAAARATGHRLDVSLCDDSCTRVADASALSSMVGNLIDNAMRYSAQGSAVSISLERAGAEVLLTVSDTGPGIPEALRDRVFEPYYRVPGAAGVGSGLGLSIVREVVDRLGGSISIACGAAGAGTSIEVRVPLG; this is encoded by the coding sequence ATGGGCATCAGCGCGCTGCTGTCCTTCATGGCTGGCCAGAAAGAGGCCGAGGAGCTGTTCGATGCGCGGCTGGCGACGTCTGCCCGGGTGATCGAGAGCCTGATCGCGCGGTCGGTCGAGACCGCGACCATCGAGGCGCCGCTGGTGATGTCGCTGCCGGCGCCGCTGGCCGATAATGGCCAGCATCGCGACGATCCGACCGCACTCGGTCATTACTACGAGACGCATATTGCCTATCAGGTCTGGCGCGTCGTCGAGGGCTCGCCGCCACGCCTGATCGCGCGTTCCAGTTCGGCGCCGCAGGAGCCGATCTCGGCGCTCGAACCGGGCTTCTCCGGCCGGGTGATCGACGGCCGGTTGTGGCGGGTGTTCGCCCTGTCGAGCGGTGGCGTGTGGATCGTCGCCGGCGAGCGCGACGACGCGCGCTCCGAACTGACCGATGAACTGGGCTGGGCGGTGATTGCGCCGATGCTGATCGGCCTGCTTCTGGTGCTCTCTGCCAGCGCCGCGCTGATCCGCTACGGCCTGGCGCCGCTGTCCGAACTGGCGGTGCGCATAGGCGCACGTTCGCCGCAGGCCTTCGGCCCGATCCAGCTGTCGCGCGTGCCGGCCGAGATCGCGCCGCTGATGGCTGCGCTGAACAGGCTGCTCGAGCGGGTTCGGCAGGCACTGGACCGGGAGCGCCGCTTCGTCGACGCCGCTGCCCATGAACTGCGCACGCCGCTGGCGGCGCTGCGCCTGCATGCCCAGAACCTGCAGCGGGCGCGAGACGAAGCCGAGCGCGCCGCGTCGCTGGCACGCGTGCTCGAAGGCGTGGAGCGTACTGCCCACCTGGCCGAGCAGATGCTGGCGTTCAGCCGGGCAGGGCGACCGGCAGCGGAGCAGGCGGCGGTGCCGCTGCGCGAGGTCGTGGCCGACGCGGTGCGCCAGCGCGAGGCAGCTGCCAGGGCCACCGGACACCGGCTGGACGTGTCGCTGTGCGACGACTCCTGCACCCGAGTGGCGGATGCTTCCGCCCTGTCCAGCATGGTCGGCAACCTGATCGACAACGCGATGCGCTACTCGGCGCAGGGCAGCGCGGTGTCGATCTCGCTCGAGCGTGCGGGTGCCGAGGTGCTGCTCACGGTGTCCGATACCGGCCCGGGTATCCCCGAGGCCCTGCGCGACCGTGTGTTCGAGCCCTACTACCGGGTGCCGGGAGCGGCTGGCGTGGGCAGTGGTCTCGGCCTGTCCATCGTTCGCGAGGTCGTCGACCGGCTCGGGGGCAGCATCTCGATCGCCTGCGGGGCCGCGGGCGCGGGCACGAGCATCGAAGTCCGGGTTCCCCTCGGCTGA